From one Desmodus rotundus isolate HL8 chromosome X, HLdesRot8A.1, whole genome shotgun sequence genomic stretch:
- the SH2D1A gene encoding SH2 domain-containing protein 1A gives MDAMPVYHGKISRETGEKLLLATGLDGSYLLRDSESVPGVYCLCVLYQGYIYTYRVSQTETGSWSAETAPGVHKRFFRKIKNLISAFQKPDQGIVIPLQYPVEKSSGRSTHGTTGRRGDPDVFLKAP, from the exons ATGGACGCGATGCCTGTGTATCATGGCAAAATCAGCCGGGAGACAGGGGAGAAGCTATTGCTTGCCACTGGTCTGGATGGCAGCTATTTGCTGAGGGACAGCGAGAGTGTCCCAGGCGTGTACTGCCTGTGTGTGCT GTATCAAGGTTACATTTATACATACCGAGTGTCCCAGACAGAAACAGGTTCTTGGAGTGCTGAG ACAGCTCCTGGGGTTCATAAAAGATTTTTCCGGAAAATAAAAAATCTCATTTCAGCATTTCAGAAGCCAGATCAAGGTATTGTAATACCACTGCAGTATCCAGTTGAGAAGTCCTCAGGTAGAAGTACACACGGTACTACAG ggaGAAGAGGAGATCCTGATGTCTTCCTGAAAGCAccgtga